CCCGCGGCCCTCAACTCCATCACGTGCTGGTCCCGGTCGGCTGGAGGGAGCCAATGAGAGTCGGACGACTGCACAAAAGTGAATTTTAACTTTTGCAGTTAAAATGACACATAATAAAGCCGCTACACGCATATTCTAGTAAATAAACCCAGAGATAAAAAAGGTTCGTTGTGGGTGCAATATCCGCTGGAACCGCTAGACGGCGGTGCAACGCCATCAGCAATGAAAACCGACACGACTTTGCAGGCAGGAACCAACGAATTAATGACTATGAATGGCTGACTCACCTATTTTAAGGCATACAGtactattattaattattactCTCAATTTAACACAATCCAGGCTGGGTTTCTTATGTTTTATGGCTGGATCTTTAATTGGGCGTCGTAAAGtcgtgacaaaaaaatataaacacgcGTGAAACGCCATCAGTGGCCAACCCCACAGCGTACGCAGAAGACATGataaaagttgaaaaataTCAGATACCTGTCGTCATATCTTTGCCGAATGACTCCTAAAATACTCAAAACAGTctaaaattgtgtttaatcTCAAACTGTACGAGCGCAGACGTTTTCGTTATTTGAAAGCCTTTGACTTGCAGGGACAGGCGGAAGTTTGACGTCACAGCACGGCCACGCGTATGTAGACTCGCtaataattcaaaacaaacacgcgACGTGACTATGTTACTCACCATTTTAGTAGTGTAGTTCCTGGAGATTAGAGCCAGACTGAGGCCGTTGATCTTGAGCAGACCGCGGGGCCAAAGGCTGCTGGCTGCCAGGCTAAACATTAACCAGGACATGCTGTGTGGAGCTCCGTGGGTTGTCCtctgccgccaccgccgctcgTCAAGTCCTCTGCACCCTCACAACAAGCTAACACACTCCACTTATCTCCTCACTCTGCACTGGAGCTGTTCACGTCACTGCCTGATTAAAATGACCACTTTCTCCATGCCATGTTACTTGTTAAACATTTCCTACTTTCACTACAAACTGCATCAAGATGACCACGTTAACTGACCTGCCTCTATTAGCAGCGAGGATAATTTACAACTTTCTTATTTTACCCCAATTCAGCAATTTAAACTGTATAAaattggacacacacacacacagaggcaaTTTTCTTTCTCGTTTGACAGGAAATGACTCAGTTTTATcggaaaatgtcaaatatgttAAGCATCCAATAGTAAGAGAGGTACACACACAGCAACAATTGCTACATTGTTGAGGATTTTCCCTCGCTTGCAATTAAAGTCAGCAAATTGCTGATTAACGGATGTCTGTGATTTCCCCCAGTCACATCAAGTCTCGCACAGTGGAAAAAACACCTCAAGGCAGTGCCTTCAAAAGAAACCTCCTCCGTAAAAACATTGCGTCCTTTCCATCTGGCCTTTGGCTCAGTCCTGATGTTCGTGCTCATGTCCCGGGATGAGCCAGCGGATGCCGTCAGTGCGCAAGATCCCGTAGCTGGTGAATCCGGCGATGAAGAGCACGGAGAAGACCAGCAGCCAGTCCACGCCCTTGACTGGCACGCCGGCAAGGGGGCCCAGGCGGTCGGCGTCCGTCACGTTCTTCTCCGGCCCCGCCTCCAAGCCTTGGAAACAAGCGCATGGCTGCGGTCATTTATCGAGCAGCTTTTGGACCCGCGCGGCACGTTGGTTATTCACCCGTCTGGTTGGTGATGAAGGAGGCCAGCGTGTCCAGGGTTCTCTCGGTGTGGTTGAAGCGAGCCATGGGTTTGGCTCcttggaagaggaggatgttGGGCACCGCCACCGTCCCGAATCGCGTCGAcaggctgacaaaaaaaatgcccagAGGCTTTGGACTGTGTTGCTTGTTAGGTTTGCATTGCCACCGCCGACAGGATGGGAGTGGAACTGCACAGACCGTGAGGCAGTCGGCTATCCACACTGTGTTCTCGTGAACCTAACACAGTCGACGGCGCTCACCTGCTGTGCTGCGAGGCGTCCAGGGCCAGGAAGCGCACGGCCGGAAAGACCCGAGGCAGGGCGTTGAAGTGCGGCGCCAGGCCGGCCGAGAACTGGCACCAAGCCGTGAAGAAAAGCACCACGGAGCACTCGCTGCCGTTGACGTTCAGAAACTCCATCAGGTCCTGAAGGGGATGCCAAGATCGCTCTTTGAAAAAATGCCAGCTGATGGCCAGGACTTTACTTGTACAAAGTTTGGGCTTCACATAATCTCAGtctcaatttttttaatatcacaGAAACCTGACATATGAGGTGGTCTAGACTTTTTCTATCTACTGCAGTTCCTTCAATGAAAAGTGCTGCAGAGTGTGTGATGAAGGCATGTTACCTGCGACGCGTTGAGGACATTAACGCTCAAGGCGTCCACGCTGCTGACGTTCTTCTGCTCGCAGTTGACCTTGAAGGTCTTCGTGGCCTCCGCGTTCTTCTCCTCAGCGCCATGAGCGTGGACCATTTCCAACGCGACCTAAGCCACCAGAACCGTCAAAACAAGTCGGCACATGCGACGAGGAAGTCGCCTCTTACCTGCTGGGACGTCTCGGCGTCCTCGTCCTCGGCGCCCGCGGTGAGGCACTCTGCGCCATCGTCGCACGGCGGCGAAAAACCCGACTGGAAGCCTTGGACGTTCTTGAGGAAGAGAGACTCCATATCGAACGGGTCGACGGGGGCCTCGCTGACCATCACGGCATCGGCCATCTCGGCCGTTTTGAACTGACGCTTGTGGTACCTCGGCTCTTCGCCCTCCACAAAGTCAGGGATGCCCTCAGACTGCAACGTTGCAGCCGATTCCTCTTCAGATGGCATTGACTCATCGTGCTCTGGGAAAGAAATTTTAAAGTTCAAAGGTAGTGGTCAGTTGTAGTCGTTGACCTATAAAAATGGCAAAGACATCAATTTACTCCGTTTGTGCAAagacaaataattaaattgtCATAGTAAATTGAGATTGAATTCAAATGCTTTTCcttattgtgttttttaaaacgGTGTGTTTAAGCTTTATCCCTAATATTGTGGCCAGTGATGACAGATCTCGCCAAAAGTGGAAGACGTAAACGCACATTACAACTCAAGTCGTCGAAACTATCTGACGAAATGAATTACATGTGAAGGAATACTTCATTTTTAAGGATTATGAGCGTCAATTTGCCCTCCGACCTGTCATGTTTTGCTAGCATAGCGACTGCTAAGCTAGCCGTAACTTACCGTGGGATGTCACCGGCCAAAAGCTCAATACCAAAATTAATGAAACACAACATAATCTAAGACTCGCCGAAACAGTCCCCGACATGTTTCTTAAGGAAAAGAGTAAAAGTTGTGTGTCGCTCCCGTTAAGACATGTTTGAGCCGGTGAAGTCAAATGCGCGAGGTGGAACTAATGTTTGCGAGCTTAACAGCGGAGGATTTAGAATGTGACACGGTCAGTCCCTACGTCATTGTTTTTACTACGTAACACACTTTCAATTAAGTTCATAATtcttttgtgatttatttattattccaaTAGGgctttttgttgtgttatgaggcaattttaaaaaatccccAAAATTGTGAATGTTATTTCTAAATATTTACAACAGCAATAAAAAGACAAGTGAAATGTCCAGCAAATGGGAGGGGAGAAATAAACAAGTTTCACTTCTGTCTTTATTACACAACTGTTGGACATTCCACAACATGCATGCAGGAGTAATATGAACAAGTGTATACACAGGGGgtgaaaaagttgtttttgtttgttgttttcacgTGTCACCGTTCACACGTCATCACATGATTTACGCGTCGTGACGTCATACTGGGGACGACAGCAGGAGGAAATTACTTCAGTCCATCTATGTCCACTTTTCCCGACATTTCCTGCACAAAACCACATCCCTGATGACCAATTTCTTGCACTCTTCATTTCTCTCTGACATAAATACATTCCAAAGCATTGAAAAGGAAGTTTGCTCACAGTGCATCTGGACAACCTTTAGTAATTAAAGTCCTCTGACAAACAAATGATAAcataacaaatgtttattattacagTATATACAGGTGCATCTTAATAAATTAGAATATCACGGGAGATCTGCCACAATATGTGAATAATCGTAATATAGACACCATGTAAAAAACCTTTTTCTACTTTTACGCCTGCATCACATTTTAACTTATTAAAACAGAACGTTGTACACACAACTAACCAAACAAATATGAAGGAATGGGAAATAATATATAGTGTCTGAAATGAGCGAGGGTGTGCATTGGGCTCTTCGACTGCCAGCCGAAAAGTGCAAAGGGGAGTGAATGAGCAAGCAACATTTCAATGCTTGAAATTATTTTAGATAAAGAAATTGGGTAGAaatgggacttttttttttttcaaactaccaaattcaaatttattgaGATGCACTTGATTGAATTTGTGAATTCAACCTGACACTTGTTAAATGTCCGCAGCCTCAAAATGATGTCTACGGAAATattacatatatttatttaggaaaaaaagaaagactaaTCTAATGTGAGGAACATTTACAGTGTGTTTTACAGGCACCTCATTCAGTAGCTCTGAGCCAAATGAAAATTGaagtgcttttgttttctttttgttgcgattttgaccaaaaaaaactttcatacTGAAATGAATGACATCGTTGCTATTCTTTGGTCCGGGTGAGCCAcgcgcatttttttttttttttttaatcaaaagatTAGCTAAAACATTGTTGAGTATGAAAGTTAGGACGCTACAAGACATGGAACATGATTATTGCACCAAAGGGAACATTTTTGGAGTGCTTAGCAGCACAAAAAGGGCCAAACGGGCGAGTTTTGTACTTCTTTTAGAAAGTCGGCAGTGCGTTCTACGAAGAAAGagtaaaaaaagttgtaaatactgtatcaacaataatgcaaaaattgaaaaaggtgagacaataaaatgaacattaGAAACAATAAATATCCATAAAATAATGTACATTGCTTCTGACTAAGCAATtcctaaattaaaaaagtaaaaactttTATTGCAGGGGGTGGCCATGGTAGTGTAGTTTGGTTGAGACATTGGTTTGGCCCAAtcacaaaaaagcaaataactggattggatggaaaaaaaaaatctgtggaCACAAATTGACGGCGAAACTCTGTGTTattacaaaacacacactcgcactggaacagtccaaaaaaaaaaaaaaatgaagccagGTCCATGTGATGTCCAACTTGCATGCAAACTGGATCCATGTCCGGAATGATGGATCCCCCTTTTCAAAATTGCTGTTCGAGGGTTCTAAATTGCTGGAGGCAACATTTGCGATGCCTTCACAGGACGTGCGGTCGCACAAAGGGTTCCTTCTGGAGCGCGTCGAAATGTTGTTAGTGAGATCGTAGAAAAGAATCCAAAATTCCAACGGCATCGGGTTGAACGATACCTCACTCGGCATCGGTCTTGTCCTTGCAGGAGGCTTCGCAGAGGATCTCCTTGTGCGCGAGTGGGTACGGGAAAGCGGCCCCGCTGCAGGACCCGCCGAATGGCAGTTTGTTGAGTCGGGAGAGGCCCTTGATGCTGCCGGGGGGCCGCCCGGGGCTCACCTTGTAGCCCGCTGCCCGGGTGGTGCCCAGTGGCCTCCCGGGACTGGTTTTGAAGCCGGCGGCGCGAGTGGTGCCCAACGGGCGCCCGGTGCTGGTCCGGTAGCCGGCCAGCTTGGTGGTGCCCAGCGGGCGTCCGCGCCGCCCCGTCTTGCCGGCGCCTTTGCTCTTTTTCTTACTGCTGTCTTCCGCCGCCGCTGGGTCGCCGCTTTTGCCGTCAGGGAGCTTGGCGGGGCCCAGGACGTCTTGTCGGGGGCACGCCATAGGCTTAAGCCCAGAGCCAACAGGCGACACCATTGGGCCAAGAGTCATTTGGACGGATGAAGGCGGTGGAGGAGGCGTGTAGAACTTGTTGGGCTGCGTGGAGCACAGGTCAAAGTGCGCGGCGGGGTGGCGGGTGTCCTCGGCCAGGCACGACGGCCGGGCGCTCATGCAGAAGTCGCCGCTCGTCACCTGGCGCATCATCTTCTGCGTTGGGGGCGGGATAGCTGCTTAGATGGTCATGTATCggtgaaaatgttttacagtACTCCATCATGAGCAATGTTTGTCTGAATAATTCATGTTGTCAGTCCGAAGCAACGAGGAGCTAACGGCAACGAGCGGAGCTTGCGGGAGAAAGCCAAATTGAAgagaaacaaaccaaaaaggtttgggggggttagggttaccaATACTAACTCACCAATGTCCCCTTGGATGACTCGACTGCAATGATTTCAATGCTGTTTTGTGGCTTAATACGATTATGGACGTTGGGTCATTCCTCATCCTCTGCAATCTGCACAGACGTACTACACTATCGGCCGGCAGAAAGACACTCA
The sequence above is drawn from the Syngnathus acus chromosome 14, fSynAcu1.2, whole genome shotgun sequence genome and encodes:
- the txndc15 gene encoding thioredoxin domain-containing protein 15, which gives rise to MSGTVSASLRLCCVSLILVLSFWPVTSHEHDESMPSEEESAATLQSEGIPDFVEGEEPRYHKRQFKTAEMADAVMVSEAPVDPFDMESLFLKNVQGFQSGFSPPCDDGAECLTAGAEDEDAETSQQVALEMVHAHGAEEKNAEATKTFKVNCEQKNVSSVDALSVNVLNASQDLMEFLNVNGSECSVVLFFTAWCQFSAGLAPHFNALPRVFPAVRFLALDASQHSSLSTRFGTVAVPNILLFQGAKPMARFNHTERTLDTLASFITNQTGLEAGPEKNVTDADRLGPLAGVPVKGVDWLLVFSVLFIAGFTSYGILRTDGIRWLIPGHEHEHQD
- the c14h5orf24 gene encoding UPF0461 protein C5orf24 homolog, which produces MMRQVTSGDFCMSARPSCLAEDTRHPAAHFDLCSTQPNKFYTPPPPPSSVQMTLGPMVSPVGSGLKPMACPRQDVLGPAKLPDGKSGDPAAAEDSSKKKSKGAGKTGRRGRPLGTTKLAGYRTSTGRPLGTTRAAGFKTSPGRPLGTTRAAGYKVSPGRPPGSIKGLSRLNKLPFGGSCSGAAFPYPLAHKEILCEASCKDKTDAE